In Hahella sp. HNIBRBA332, the genomic window ATGCAAAACATGAGCTTCTACTTAGGAAAGCGCTCTAAGTCGCGCTTGGTTGGCCTGCATCCTGACCTTGTGAAAGTCGTAGAAAGAGCGATTCAGATCACCCCGATAGACTTCACCGTGCTGGAAGGCCTGCGAACCACTGAGTGCCAAACGGAACTGTATAAGGCAGGCAAATCCAAAACGATGCGCAGCCGACACTTAACGGGGCATGCGGTGGACCTGGGTGTTTTGATAAACGGCTCGATCACTTGGGAGACCCGCTATTACCAGATACTCGCCGACGCTGTGAAACAAGCCGCCGAAGAGCTGGGCATTCCAATAGAGTGGGGCGGCGACTTCAACGGCTTTTTCGACGGACCTCATTATCAACTGCCTTGGAAAGAATACCCATGAGCGCCTGGGCTTCAATTCTGAACCTGTTTAAACCGGTCGCCGACCTGATCGACAATGTCCACACCAGCGACGAAGAGCGCCTGCAGATACAAGCGCAGCTATTCCAGATTCAGGCCGAGCTAACCCAACGGGTGATGGAGTACGAAACCAAGCTGCTGGAGGCGAAAGCCAGAACGATTCAGGCCGAGGCGCAAGGCCAAAGCATCCTGCAGCGCAATTGGCGCCCGTTAACCATGCTGTGCTTTCTGGCGCTTGTTGTGTGCGACTCCTTCGGCCTGCTTACGTTCAGGCTAAACGTGGAAGCCTGGGATCTGCTGCAAATAGGACTGGGCGGATACGTCGCCGGCAGATCGCTGGAAAAGATCGCCCCCAAGGTAACCGACGTGATGAGTAAGAAATAATGGAAGAGAACCAAACCACCCGGAGGCACTGGCACTTGGACAAAACCATCAGTGTGGGCCACCTGATCAGCACGCTGGTAATCGCCATTTCCGTGATCACCTGGGCGGGCTCCATAGATCGCCGTGTGGAGCAAAACGCGCTGGCGGTTAAGTACCTGAATGAAGAGCAAGTGCAACAGCGTCAGCGTATCGACGCCGTCCGCAATGAGATTAAAACCGACCTGCGAGCCATCAACGACAAGTTAGACCGCCTGATCGAGCGGCAGAGTGACCGCTAATGCCACAAGCTTCGTTAAGGCCCTGCAAAGATAAGGGCTGCCCTAATACGACCCGGCACAAGTCACGATACTGTGAGAGCCACGCAGACAAGCGAGAGGCGACACGCTGGGGAGTCTGGCAACAACAGAAAGGCAGCGACACCCAGCGCGGCTATGGTTGGCAATGGCGCAAGCTTAGGGTGCGGATACTGCGGCGGGATAACTACCTGTGTCAGGTGTGTTTAAAGGCAGGGCGTACCAGTGCGGCGACGGAGGTGGATCACATCCTTCCTAAAGCCCAAGGCGGGGACGACCGGGAGAATAATCTTCAAGGGATTTGTAGTAGGTGCCACCGATTCAAATCTTCAATGAGTGGGAAGACGGCTAAGGCAATTAAAGCCGTACCAAGTATAAATCGACCACTGTAAGCCTATAAAGAAAGCAATCCCATTCCCCCTACTCAAGGGATATGGGATAAGTCAGGGCGCATACCTATTGATTACTATGTATAAGGAGGCAGGGCTATGAGGCCTTCACATAGTGATAGGGAACGCCCTGGATCAACCCCGCATATTCTTTTTCAGTGAGTAGTTTTTCTACTTCGGCGGGTATTTCAATCTTAACTATAAGCAACCAGCCTTTTCCGTATGGGTTGCGCGTATCTTTAGTGGGATGGTTGTTAATTCCGGTTATATATCCGGTAACAGGGACATAAAACGGAAACTTTTCTCCGCTATGAGTTTCGACGACGCCTATTTGGTCGCCAGCGGCGTAGAGTCTCTCGTAGTTAACGCTTCCGATTAAGGTTATTGCTCCATCTGTCACAAAATCCGTGACGCCTACTATGGCGTAGTTTGCTAACACTCGAACCCATTCATGACAGGAATAATACCTCAATGTATCGGTTACCTTATTCATTGGGGTTTCCTTACCTATTAATTATTCGTGCGGTGAACTAAGTGCAGAAGCCGCTGATGCATCCTTGGGCGTCACGCAAGCAACTGCTAATAAATAGAGTATTCCTGCTTTACGAGTAAAAGAATCGGGGCAATGCTGATGAGGGTATGGGAGCATACCTTACCCCTTAGGACTGGCACTAGAAGTGCTTAAGCAAGGGCTGTCCCAATACGACCCGACATAAATCCCGATACTGTGAAAGCTACGCAGACAAGCGAGAGACGACACGCTGGGGAGTCTGGCAACAACAGAAAGGGAGCGACGATCAAGACAAGGACCAGCAGGCAATATGCAGACCTTGCCATCACATTAAAACCACTTGGGAAAGCCTTTTGGGGCTCCGTAGTTCGTAAAATATGGGAACCTATTTCTCCTGCCCTGGTGAGATAGGTAAAACTAGGCGAACACTATTGTCGCCTTTGATAAAAGCTTCCGCACACTTTATACACAAACAACAGAGCAGTTACTTAGAGCCGTACTAAGGGTAGAACCGCATTACTGCATTTAGGGCTTTGAGTTGATCTGATTAGGTAACTCTCAAAGGCTAAGATGTATGACATGGCTCACAGCAGTAAGCGCACCCATTTATCGTTGCACTTTCCTCAGGATAGATTTTTTTCGCAGCGGCAATAGCTTCATGGCAGTTATTGCAGACTCCAAGATCAATCTGATTCGCTGGATGGGGTAGGTGACGGCACACATTAGGTGTCAGGTCATGGACTTCGTAATCGCCGCTTTCGGTTTGGGGGTTTTGATTCAGGCAGTATCTGGGCATCTGAATACTCCTTTAGTTAGCTGGTAGTCTCAGGCGAATTGCTCAATGGTGGACTACGGCTGCATGAGTAAGAATAGTTCATCAGACGAGTGTAATCTTGTTATTTCGATTTAAATATTCTATGGGGAGGGACGGGTCAGATCTCTGACACCTGAGCGACCAACCGAGCAGTAATGCCACAAGCCTCGCTAAGGCCCTGCAATCAAAAGGGCTATTCCAAATACCATTCGGCATAAGTCACGATACTGTGAGAGCCACGCAGACAAGCGAGAGGCGACACGCTGGGGAGTCTGGCAACAACAGAAAGGCAGTGACACCCAACGCGGCTATGGTTGGCAATGGCGCAAGCTCCGGGCGTGGATACTGCGACGGGATAACTACTTGTGTCAGGTGTGCTTAAAGGCTGGGCGTACCAGTGCGGCGACAGAGGTGGATCTCATCCAACCCAAGGCTAAGGGGGGGAGTGATCACGAAGATAATCTGCAAGGAATATGTGAGACCTGCCACAGGCGCAAAACATCAAAAGAGCAGCTAGCCTAGCCGGGTATAGCCAGGCGCCCACACTGTAGTCCATCGCCTAGGAGTCACCAGTACAAGGCTCAAAGATTGTTTGCTCTGGAAACCAAGGTGGGGTAGCCCCATATTTTTCATACAAAGCAGCGACTCGTCCTGTTCTAACCAAGTCCTCCAACGCTGCTTGGAGTGCAGCTTTGTGACGATTGCCAGGGCTAATTCCGTAGTAGTTTCCAATATT contains:
- a CDS encoding M15 family metallopeptidase, whose amino-acid sequence is MSFYLGKRSKSRLVGLHPDLVKVVERAIQITPIDFTVLEGLRTTECQTELYKAGKSKTMRSRHLTGHAVDLGVLINGSITWETRYYQILADAVKQAAEELGIPIEWGGDFNGFFDGPHYQLPWKEYP
- a CDS encoding HNH endonuclease: MPQASLRPCKDKGCPNTTRHKSRYCESHADKREATRWGVWQQQKGSDTQRGYGWQWRKLRVRILRRDNYLCQVCLKAGRTSAATEVDHILPKAQGGDDRENNLQGICSRCHRFKSSMSGKTAKAIKAVPSINRPL
- a CDS encoding 3TM-type holin; translated protein: MSAWASILNLFKPVADLIDNVHTSDEERLQIQAQLFQIQAELTQRVMEYETKLLEAKARTIQAEAQGQSILQRNWRPLTMLCFLALVVCDSFGLLTFRLNVEAWDLLQIGLGGYVAGRSLEKIAPKVTDVMSKK
- a CDS encoding glycine cleavage system protein H, yielding MNKVTDTLRYYSCHEWVRVLANYAIVGVTDFVTDGAITLIGSVNYERLYAAGDQIGVVETHSGEKFPFYVPVTGYITGINNHPTKDTRNPYGKGWLLIVKIEIPAEVEKLLTEKEYAGLIQGVPYHYVKAS
- a CDS encoding HNH endonuclease, with the translated sequence MDLIQPKAKGGSDHEDNLQGICETCHRRKTSKEQLA